GGGTGGCCAGCATCAGCCGGCTGAGCAATTGTTCGGGCACGGCCAGCACCACCGTGCGCGATGAGGCTTGGCGTTGGGCTCTCTCTTCGGCGGTGAGCACGCGAGGGGAGGCCGGCGTGCCGTCGTTGGTCAGGCCCATCTGGTCACCGACACTGAGCAGGCGTATGGCGGGGATCACCACTTGGGCCGATTGTTCAAGGTTGGCGGCGTCCTGGCGCAGGTACAGCAGCACGTCCACATAGTCGCCGGGACTCAACTGGCCGGCGGCGCCAATCACTTCATCGACGGCGACGGCCAGGGCGCGTTCATCGGCACGGATCATGCGCGCCAGCGGCCCACCGGGGGTGAAGCTTTCGTCGTTCAACCAACTGCCGGCGCTGAGTGCGCGCCACGGTGTACGGCCGATGGCCTGCTCGACACTGCTCAGACTGCCCGCCGGTGCCGTGCGCAGTTTTTCGAGGCTCAGATCAGCGGCAACCAGGGCGACGAAGGGGGGCACATCGTGGGCCAGGACGACGACCGATTGACGGGTCTGGTCTTCTACCACGGCAACGGCTTGTTCGGCGGGAGCTGCTGCGGGTGGCGGTGGCGGCGCCGGGGTGGGCTCACGGCTGAGGACCAATCCCCAATAACCGGCAAACAGCGCACCGACCAGTAACACACCGGCCAATACCATGCTCAGACGCGTGTTCATGACGGCTCTCCATTTCCTGCTACACCACAGCCTGACTATCCAGCAGGCTCACGTCGCAGCCTGGCTGCTATGAACAGTGACTAACTATTTCGCTATTTGACGGTAGTTCAGCTAGGACGAAATGCCATTACTGACGGAAAGATTTCTTAGGGCTGTAGGCTGATTCCTTTGAAAAGCGCGCATTTACGGCGTCAGAAAAGCACCTACTACTTTATGACTAATCAGTTCTTACAGTTGTGAGGCCGGGCTTTGTTGGCAATGCTCAAGTGGCACATCGCAATTACCGTGCGGTACCGGAATTAAGGCGCCAATCGCCTGAGGAGAAGTGTTATGGTCCTTGCTCTGCTGATGAAGCTTTACGTTCAACTTCAATTGTTGTTTCATCGTAAAGACGGCGCGACAGCAATCGAATACCTCATTCTTGTGGCGATTGTAGCGCTGGTGATACTCGCCGCCGGGACAACGCTGGGGCCGCAGATCACTGCCTTCTTTACCAGGATCGGTACAGCAATTTCCTCTTGAGTTCCCGTTGTTGATTGGTCAGGACGTGCCCATGAATGTTGCTGCATCTCCAAGCCAACTAACCCGCCAGCAAATCCTGCTGGTGGACGACGAAGAGGATGCCCTCGTTGAACTGGCGGAGTCGCTGGAGAACGAGGGCTTCGTTTGTTTTACCGCCACCTCCGTGACATTCGCCCTGCAGGAACTCACCCTGCACCCCGATATCGCCCTGGTCATCACTGACCTGCGCATGCCCGAGGAAAGCGGTATCTCCCTGATCAAGCGCCTGCGCGAACACACCTCACGTTCCCACCTGCCGGTGATCGTGATGTCCGGCCATGCCGAGATGGATGATGTGAGCGATATGCTGCGCCTGCAGGTGCTGGACTTGTTTCGCAAGCCCATCTACCTCGCACGACTGCTCGATACGCTCAACAGTTTGTTTCCCCTTGCCGCAGCTACAAGTCTCAAGCGTTAAGCGACAAATGGCATTCCCCCTCTGGTGACTCAACGCTTGCAGCGTGTAGCTGTGGTTCAGGCAATGGGTTGCCATTTCCCAAGCATATGCTCGATAGCACCCGCGCCGTTCAATACGAACTCGCCACTTGAGCCGGCGCCGCTGGTCATCAGTATCACTTCGCCGGGCAGGCGTACGGGTTTCCTGAATTCAACTTCAACGTCGACATTGGCGAGCGGCAGTTGCTCGCCCATCGCCGCCAGGGCGCGGGCCTTGTTCCATAGACCGTGAGCGATGGCCTGGGGGAAGCCGAACAGTTTGGCCGTCGGTGCGCTGAGATGAATCGGGTTGTAATCGCCGGATACTCGGGCATAGCGTCGGCCGATATCGGCGGGGGCTTTCCAGCGGGACAGTTCGCTGATGGGCGTGTGCACTGACAAGCCATGCTCCACTGTTTCACCCTCGAGCTTCACGCCACGGCACAACATTGTGCTTTCGGCTTCCCAGAGCAGCCCCAGGGCGTCCTCCACCACGGTCACCACGTCAAAGGTGGCGCCCTTGGCGTGAGGCTTGAGATTGCACGTATACACGCCGACGGTCAGCTCACCCACGCTGCCCAGGGGGCGATGGACACGAATGCGGTTGCTCAAGTGGATCAGCCCCAGCAGCGGAAATGCAAAGGCCTTGTCGGTCAGCAGTTGCATCTGCAGGCCGAACGCCAGGATATGCGGATAGGTCGGCGGCAGCATCGGGCTGTCGGCAAACCCGCAGACGTTGCGGTACGCCGCGACAGCCTTGGGATCGACCCGCACCTGGCAGCGCAGGCCATGTTCGGGCAGCGTACTGCCGGTGATCTTGCGCTTGAGCGCCGCACGCCAGTACAGCGGCGGTAGAAACGGCGTGCTGTCCAACGTTTGCCACTGCATATTCACGCTCCCAGAAGACTTTGTCCGCACACCCGCAGCGCCTGGCCGCTGACGGCGCCCGAGCCCGGCTGACTCAGCCAGGCGACGGCTTCGGCGACGTCCTGCGGCACGCCGCCCTGGCCCAGCGAACTCATGCGCCGCCCGGCCTCGCGCAGGGCAAACGGGATATGCGCGGTCATCTGGGTTTCGATAAAGCCGGGAGCGACGGCGTTGATGCTGATGCCACGGGTTTTGAGCAGCGGCGCCCACGCCTGGGCCAACCCGATCAGCCCGGCCTTGCTCGCGGCATAG
This genomic stretch from Pseudomonas orientalis harbors:
- the cpaB gene encoding Flp pilus assembly protein CpaB translates to MNTRLSMVLAGVLLVGALFAGYWGLVLSREPTPAPPPPPAAAPAEQAVAVVEDQTRQSVVVLAHDVPPFVALVAADLSLEKLRTAPAGSLSSVEQAIGRTPWRALSAGSWLNDESFTPGGPLARMIRADERALAVAVDEVIGAAGQLSPGDYVDVLLYLRQDAANLEQSAQVVIPAIRLLSVGDQMGLTNDGTPASPRVLTAEERAQRQASSRTVVLAVPEQLLSRLMLATQAGTLRLAVRSADERLLSRYWAGEGDAPGNLQNANRDLYQFTQLAFTQAPRKVAQSSAPRRAGVEVIRGNQATQQTPD
- a CDS encoding Flp family type IVb pilin — protein: MVLALLMKLYVQLQLLFHRKDGATAIEYLILVAIVALVILAAGTTLGPQITAFFTRIGTAISS
- a CDS encoding response regulator; its protein translation is MNVAASPSQLTRQQILLVDDEEDALVELAESLENEGFVCFTATSVTFALQELTLHPDIALVITDLRMPEESGISLIKRLREHTSRSHLPVIVMSGHAEMDDVSDMLRLQVLDLFRKPIYLARLLDTLNSLFPLAAATSLKR
- a CDS encoding MaoC family dehydratase, producing MQWQTLDSTPFLPPLYWRAALKRKITGSTLPEHGLRCQVRVDPKAVAAYRNVCGFADSPMLPPTYPHILAFGLQMQLLTDKAFAFPLLGLIHLSNRIRVHRPLGSVGELTVGVYTCNLKPHAKGATFDVVTVVEDALGLLWEAESTMLCRGVKLEGETVEHGLSVHTPISELSRWKAPADIGRRYARVSGDYNPIHLSAPTAKLFGFPQAIAHGLWNKARALAAMGEQLPLANVDVEVEFRKPVRLPGEVILMTSGAGSSGEFVLNGAGAIEHMLGKWQPIA